One region of Bacterioplanoides sp. SCSIO 12839 genomic DNA includes:
- a CDS encoding nuclear transport factor 2 family protein gives MSQILLDAVNAASQRWKDAFNAGDAAGCAAQYEADSVMHARPFGTFEGTEAIQGFWAQLIADGFSDIEYLNTNIEIIDESSAVLSSDWKMNKAGGVIHKELWVLQEDGSAKLREDDFEAQG, from the coding sequence ATGAGCCAAATCTTATTAGATGCCGTAAACGCCGCCAGCCAACGTTGGAAAGATGCTTTTAATGCCGGAGATGCAGCGGGTTGTGCCGCACAATACGAAGCCGATTCAGTGATGCACGCCCGTCCGTTTGGTACTTTTGAAGGTACTGAAGCCATTCAGGGTTTCTGGGCACAACTGATTGCTGATGGTTTTTCAGATATCGAATACCTGAACACAAACATCGAGATCATTGATGAATCCAGCGCAGTTTTATCATCCGACTGGAAGATGAATAAAGCCGGTGGCGTCATTCATAAAGAGCTGTGGGTATTACAGGAAGATGGCAGCGCCAAACTGCGCGAAGATGATTTTGAGGCGCAAGGCTAA
- the cmoA gene encoding carboxy-S-adenosyl-L-methionine synthase CmoA, giving the protein MSQHPEHETDRIYQNDQGEVANFAFDGAVARVFPDMIKRSVPGYAETVAMSGVIAGRYAQPNSNLYDLGCSLGAVTLAMRHGVDARPALNQCRIIGIDNSQSMVERAGHYIALDDSDIQVDLLCDDICTYPLENASVTALNFVLQFIPLDQRLNLLTRIADATLPGGALILSEKLCFDETEQQLQTDLHHDFKRANGYSDLEIAQKRAAIDNVLIPESESVHIERLKAAGFSKVIRWYQCFNFVSFLAVK; this is encoded by the coding sequence ATGAGCCAGCACCCCGAACACGAAACCGACCGTATTTATCAGAACGATCAGGGAGAAGTCGCCAACTTTGCCTTTGATGGCGCTGTTGCTCGGGTCTTCCCGGATATGATCAAACGCTCGGTGCCTGGATACGCAGAAACGGTTGCGATGTCGGGTGTGATTGCCGGGCGTTACGCGCAGCCAAATTCCAATCTCTATGATCTGGGATGCTCATTGGGAGCTGTCACTCTGGCGATGCGCCATGGCGTTGATGCCAGGCCTGCGCTGAATCAGTGCCGCATCATTGGTATTGATAATTCGCAATCCATGGTTGAACGTGCCGGGCATTATATCGCGCTGGACGACTCAGACATTCAGGTCGATTTGTTGTGTGATGATATTTGTACCTATCCGCTGGAAAACGCCTCAGTAACCGCATTAAATTTTGTGCTGCAATTTATTCCGTTAGATCAGCGTCTGAATTTGTTGACCCGTATTGCCGATGCAACTTTGCCGGGCGGTGCGCTGATTTTGTCAGAAAAACTGTGTTTTGATGAAACCGAACAGCAGCTGCAAACCGATTTACATCACGACTTTAAGCGCGCCAATGGTTATTCCGATTTAGAGATCGCACAAAAGCGTGCTGCGATTGACAATGTACTGATTCCGGAAAGTGAATCTGTGCATATTGAGCGATTAAAAGCGGCTGGTTTTTCTAAGGTGATTCGCTGGTATCAGTGTTTTAATTTTGTATCGTTTTTGGCGGTGAAGTAA
- a CDS encoding LysR family transcriptional regulator — MLLFRTLVDAGTLTAAAEQLSLSKSVLSQHLKALEQALGVQLLQRTTRKQVLTPAGQEFYQRCADIEHLVDVAWQTARDSQQGLSGPIRITAPYALMDSVVAPAIARLVAEHPDIEPDLIAEDKQLNLIEQRIDLAIRVGESPDSHLRQRRIGHFRETLVASEGYLQQAPALNPDNTDQQRFIRNAWQGHNSTVTLWRQNISQRFTFKASRHANNLNAVLALARSGVGLAYVPQFLLLGEPLLQQVLPGCYSPEVNVYAIHPYQPLPRLVQQAIQEVESTLQQLCGGDV; from the coding sequence ATGTTGCTGTTCCGCACGCTGGTGGATGCCGGAACTCTCACCGCGGCGGCGGAGCAACTGAGTCTGTCGAAATCAGTATTAAGTCAGCACCTGAAAGCGCTGGAGCAGGCATTGGGAGTGCAGCTGTTACAACGCACCACCCGTAAGCAGGTACTGACTCCGGCGGGGCAGGAGTTTTATCAGCGTTGTGCTGATATCGAGCATTTAGTGGATGTCGCCTGGCAAACCGCGCGTGATAGCCAGCAAGGGTTATCCGGCCCGATACGTATCACCGCGCCGTATGCATTAATGGATTCGGTGGTAGCTCCGGCAATTGCCAGGCTGGTGGCCGAACACCCGGATATCGAACCGGACTTAATTGCTGAAGATAAGCAGCTCAACCTGATTGAGCAAAGAATTGATTTAGCGATTCGGGTAGGTGAATCGCCGGATAGTCATTTACGTCAGCGTCGCATTGGTCACTTCAGAGAGACGCTGGTCGCCAGTGAGGGTTATCTGCAACAGGCTCCCGCGCTCAATCCCGATAATACAGACCAACAGCGTTTTATTCGCAATGCCTGGCAGGGACACAACAGCACGGTGACGCTATGGCGTCAGAACATCTCTCAGCGTTTTACGTTTAAAGCCAGTCGCCATGCGAATAACCTGAATGCGGTGCTGGCACTGGCACGCTCCGGTGTCGGGTTGGCTTATGTGCCGCAGTTTCTGTTATTAGGTGAACCGTTATTACAACAAGTGCTGCCGGGGTGTTACAGCCCGGAGGTGAATGTTTATGCTATTCACCCGTACCAGCCATTGCCACGCCTGGTACAGCAAGCGATTCAGGAAGTTGAAAGCACCTTACAGCAGCTATGTGGTGGTGATGTCTGA